A single region of the Brachypodium distachyon strain Bd21 chromosome 3, Brachypodium_distachyon_v3.0, whole genome shotgun sequence genome encodes:
- the LOC100835736 gene encoding transcription factor HEC2, with translation MDFDMLNCNPEAQLELMNAMLQLEHLTALPDHHAMAAPVPPTPPSPPCTPAAPPRHFSSAAPGHLIPSLPAGPNNCHGAAFHDPPYSSLQLPAAYNNNAGYATPHQHHQQQQSSNPAGRTGEVVDGAAAVGPAAMREMIFRIAALQPVNIDPETVRPPKRRNVRISTDPQSVAARVRRERISERIRILQRLVPGGTKMDTASMLDEAIHYVKFLKTQVQSLERAAAANNNNGNHRPSPAGSGAAYQGLNGPW, from the coding sequence aTGGACTTCGACATGCTGAACTGTAACCCGGAGGCGCAGCTGGAGCTGATGAACGCAATGCTGCAGCTGGAGCACCTCACCGCGCTCCCCGACCACCACGCCATGGCGGCGCCCGTGCCCCCGACTCCCCCTTCCCCTCCATGCACTCCAGCAGCCCCTCCTCGCCACTTCTCCTCAGCGGCCCCCGGCCACCTTATTCCCTCACTCCCAGCAGGCCCCAACAACTGCCACGGCGCCGCCTTCCACGACCCGCCGTACTCTTCCCTGCAGCTTCCGGCCGCCTACAACAACAACGCCGGGTACGCAACGCCGCATcagcaccaccagcagcagcagagttCAAATCCTGCGGGTCGTACTGGGGAAGTCgtggacggcgccgccgccgtgggtCCGGCGGCGATGCGGGAGATGATCTTCCGGATCGCGGCGCTGCAGCCCGTGAACATCGACCCGGAAACGGTGCGGCCCCCGAAGCGGCGCAACGTGCGGATCTCGACGGACCCGCagagcgtggcggcgcgggtgcggcGGGAGCGGATCAGCGAGCGGATCCGGATCCTGCAGCGGCTCGTCCCGGGCGGGACCAAGATGGACACGGCCTCCATGCTGGACGAGGCCATCCACTACGTCAAGTTCCTCAAGACGCAAGTGCAGTCGCTCGagcgcgccgctgccgccaacaacaacaacggcaACCACCGCCCGTCgccggccggcagcggcgccgcctaCCAGGGCCTGAACGGGCCGTGGTAG